A single region of the Onychomys torridus chromosome 11, mOncTor1.1, whole genome shotgun sequence genome encodes:
- the Tmem185b gene encoding transmembrane protein 185B: protein MNPRGLFQDFNPSKFLIYACLLLFSVLLPLRLDGIIQWSYWAVFAPIWLWKLLVIVGASVGAGVWARNPRYRTEGEACVEFKAMLIAVGIHLLLLMFEILVCDRVERGTHFWLLVFMPLFFVSPVSVAACVWGFRHDRSLELEILCSVNILQFIFIALRLDRIIHWPWLVVFVPLWILMSFLCLVVLYYIVWSLLFLRSLDVVAEQRRTHVTMAISWITIVVPLLTFEVLLVHRLDDHNTFSYISIFTPLWLSLLTLMATTFRRKGGNHWWFGIRRDFCQFLLEVFPFLREYGNISYDLHHEDSEDAEDSSVPEAPKIAPLFGKKARVVITQSPGKYVPPPPKLNIDMPD from the coding sequence ATGAACCCCAGGGGCCTGTTCCAGGACTTCAACCCCAGTAAGTTCCTCATCTATgcctgcttgctgctcttctccGTGCTGCTGCCCCTGCGCCTGGACGGCATCATCCAGTGGAGCTACTGGGCGGTCTTCGCCCCCATCTGGCTGTGGAAGCTCCTGGTCATCGTGGGCGCCTCGGTGGGTGCGGGCGTGTGGGCGCGCAACCCTCGCTACCGTACAGAGGGTGAAGCCTGCgtggagttcaaagccatgctGATTGCCGTGGGCATCCACCTGCTGCTGCTCATGTTTGAGATCCTTGTCTGCGACAGGGTGGAGAGGGGCACCCACTTCTGGCTGCTGGTCTTCATGCCGCTCTTCTTCGTTTCCCCCGTGTCCGTGGCTGCCTGCGTCTGGGGCTTCCGACATGACAggtccttggagctggagatCCTGTGCTCCGTCAACATCCTACAGTTCATTTTCATCGCCTTGAGGCTAGACAGGATTATCCACTGGCCCTGGCTGGTGGTGTTCGTGCCCCTGTGGATCCTCATGTCCTTCCTCTGCCTGGTGGTTCTCTATTACATCGTGTGGTCCCTCCTGTTCCTGCGGTCCCTGGATGTGGTTGCTGAGCAGCGAAGAACACATGTGACCATGGCCATCAGCTGGATCACCATCGTCGTACCCCTGCTCACCTTTGAGGTCCTGCTGGTTCACAGACTGGATGACCACAACACGTTCTCGTACATTTCCATATTCACCCCGCTCTGGCTCTCTTTACTGACTTTGATGGCTACGACCTTTAGGCGGAAAGGGGGCAATCATTGGTGGTTTGGTATTCGCAGGGATTTCTGTCAGTTTCTACTTGAAGTTTTCCCGTTTTTAAGAGAATATGGGAATATCTCTTACGATCTCCATCACGAAGACAGTGAAGATGCCGAGGACTCATCGGTTCCAGAAGCTCCGAAAATTGCTCCATTGTTCGGAAAGAAGGCCAGGGTAGTTATAACACAGAGTCCTGGGAAATAcgttcctccacctcccaagctaAACATTGATATGCCAGACTAA